The Quercus robur chromosome 7, dhQueRobu3.1, whole genome shotgun sequence genome has a segment encoding these proteins:
- the LOC126691995 gene encoding purine-uracil permease NCS1: MVSKCLSFHLHHHPHPHSSLTSSIYQNPRLSHFPTTPSQSYTKLTLTPHQSSPSLHRKTCSIFTPMASSQSTPSSKFDEFEPHPSLTNDDLKPTTSHQRTFTWWEMASLWIGLVVGVPSYYLAGSLVDLGMAWWQGIATVVTANIILLIPLVLTGHPGTRYGISFPVLARSSFGIRGAHIPTLLRAFVGCGWYGIETWIGGEAIFLLLPKSIKESTLSQLIPWLGTSPLEFACFIAFWFAQLAIVWKGMEGIRQLEKYSAPILILLTSWFLIWAYVKAGGFGYMLSLSSRLSSSQFWSLFFPSLTANISFWATLALNIPDFTRYARSQTDQVIGQAGLPIFMGAFTFVGLAVTCSTKVIFGRVISNPIQLLGQIGGFSTIILAILGISLATITTNIAANVVAPANALVNLSPTNFTFRRGAILTALLGIAFQPWRLLKSSESFVYTWLVGYSALLGPIGGIILTDYYLIHRTNLSIKDLYTLSPYGAYYYSGGYNLAAMAALIAGILPVVPGFLQNVGILSSIPDSLVLIYNNAWFFSFFSAGFLYWLLSCLTRKQNRSLPIDPLLPSTN, translated from the coding sequence ATGGTGTCCAAATGTCTCAGCTTCCATCTCCATCACCATCCCCACCCCCACTCTTCCCTCACCTCTTCCATATACCAAAATCCAAGGCTCTCTCACTTTCCCACCACTCCTTCGCAGTCATATACCAAATTGACTCTCACTCCTCACCAATCCTCCCCTTCCCTCCATAGAAAAACATGCTCCATTTTCACCCCCATGGCTTCAAGCCAGTCAACGCCTAGTTCCAAGTTTGATGAGTTTGAACCCCATCCCTCACTTACCAATGATGATCTCAAGCCAACTACATCCCATCAAAGGACTTTTACCTGGTGGGAAATGGCTAGTCTTTGGATTGGTCTTGTTGTGGGTGTTCCGTCATACTACCTTGCTGGTAGCCTTGTTGATCTTGGCATGGCTTGGTGGCAAGGAATTGCCACAGTTGTTACTGCCAATATAATCCTATTAATCCCATTAGTCCTCACTGGTCACCCTGGCACCCGTTATGGTATTTCTTTTCCTGTCCTTGCAAGGTCCTCTTTTGGAATCCGCGGTGCCCATATCCCCACTCTACTAAGAGCCTTCGTTGGTTGTGGTTGGTATGGAATTGAGACTTGGATTGGTGGCGAGGCAATTTTTCTCCTTTTACCAAAATCCATCAAAGAATCAACCTTGTCTCAGCTCATACCTTGGCTTGGTACTTCCCcacttgaatttgcttgtttcATAGCCTTTTGGTTTGCTCAATTAGCCATTGTTTGGAAAGGAATGGAAGGAATCAGACAGCTTGAGAAGTACTCAGCTCCCATCCTTATTCTACTCACTTCCTGGTTCCTCATTTGGGCTTATGTCAAAGCTGGTGGCTTTGGCTACATGCTCTCCTTGTCCTCTAGGCTCTCCTCCTCACAATTTTGGTCCCTCTTCTTTCCTTCACTCACTGCAAACATTAGCTTTTGGGCTACTCTTGCACTTAACATACCTGATTTTACTCGATATGCCAGGAGCCAGACTGATCAAGTTATTGGTCAGGCAGGTCTTCCAATCTTCATGGGGGCATTTACATTTGTTGGCCTAGCCGTGACCTGCTCTACCAAAGTAATATTTGGACGAGTTATCTCCAACCCAATTCAACTTCTTGGACAAATAGGAGGATTCTCAACTATAATCCTAGCTATTCTTGGGATTagcttggccaccattacaacCAATATTGCTGCCAATGTTGTGGCACCTGCCAATGCACTAGTCAACCTCAGTCCCACAAATTTCACCTTCAGAAGAGGAGCTATTCTAACAGCATTGCTTGGAATTGCTTTTCAGCCTTGGAGACTACTTAAATCAAGTGAGAGTTTTGTTTACACCTGGCTAGTTGGATACTCTGCGTTATTGGGTCCGATTGGGGGCATAATTTTAACTGATTACTATCTTATTCACCGAACAAATTTGAGCATCAAGGACTTGTACACATTGAGTCCTTATGGGGCTTACTATTATTCAGGAGGCTATAATTTGGCAGCAATGGCAGCCTTGATCGCAGGGATTTTGCCAGTGGTTCCAGGGTTCTTGCAAAATGTTGGAATTCTATCTTCAATTCCGGACAGTCTTGTTCTCATATACAACAATGCTTGGTTTTTCAGCTTCTTCTCTGCAGGTTTTCTCTACTGGCTTCTATCCTGTTtgacaagaaaacaaaataggTCTCTCCCTATAGATCCCCTTTTGCCCTCTACAAATTAA